The genomic stretch CCGGAAGATCCGCTTCGCATTCCGATCCATTGCTATGGCGGCATCAGCGATAAGGACATTTCGGAAGCGAACCATGATGCATGGCGTGAGCAGACCACCGAAGCGTTCAAATTGCAGATGTACCAAGGGGATCATTTCTTCCTCAACCAACCGGAGAGTCGCCAAGCTCTGTTGGCCGATTTGACCTCCGAACTGAAACGAATTGTCAACCTGTTATAACATCGAGGAGGGGTAGGCTTGCTAAAGAAAATTTTGCTGGTCTCGCTGTCTGTCGTCCTGCTGCTCGTGTTAGCTGCCAGTGGTGGTAGCTACTACATGGTGCATCGGGCACTGCCGACCATCGAGGGCGAGATCATCACAAGTGTAGACAAACCGGTGCGCATCGTGCGCGATCAATATGGCGTGCCGCATCTGTACGCGGAAACGGAAAAAGATCTGTTCTTCGCACAAGGGTACGTGCAAGCACAAGACCGCATGTTCCAATTGGAGCTGTCCCGTCGCAACATCGGCGGGAATCTTGCGGAAATCATGGGCGAGAAAATGATCAAACTGGATCATTTCAACCGCACGATCGGGTTCCGTCGAGCTGCGGAAGAAGGCATGTCCAAGGTGAATCCAGAAACGATGAAAGCGTTGCAAGCGTTCGCGGACGGCGTCAACGCATACCTGGAAGACCATGCGGACAGCCTGCCTGTCGAGTACACGATGCTCGGGTTCAAACCGGAGCCGTGGACGCCGCTCGATTCGCTTTCGATCGGCAAATACATGGCGTGGGAACTTGGCACCAACATGCGCACCGAGCTGTTCATGGGCGTGGCCCTGCCGAAGCTCGATGAAGACAAGCTGCTGTCGCTGCTCTACCAATATGATCAAGTCCACCCGACCATCGTCAAACAGTCGGAGATGGAAAAAGCGATTGAGGTAAGCGAGGAAGAGCGCCCGAAAGTCGCGCTTTCCAAGGAAACGGTCGATAGCATTCTTGTCGCACTCGACCTAGCCGATCAAAAGGCGCTGCCCGGCGAAGGTTTGGGCAGTAACAACTGGGTCATCTCCGGCAAGAAAACGGAGTCGGGCAAACCGCTCCTCGCCAACGATATGCATCTGGGTCTGAGCGCACCTTCGACCTTCTATCAAAATCATCTCGTACTGCCGGGTAAATACAACGTCACCGGCGCGATCTTCCCCGGCGTTCCGGGCGTGATCGTAGGACATAATGACAAAGTGGCTTGGGGCTTTACCAACCTCGCACCCGACGTGCAAGATCTCTTTATCGAAAAGCCCAATCCGGCCAATCCGCATCAATTTGAATATGATGGCAAGTGGTATGATGCCAAAGTGATTCAAGAGGAAATCAAGGTCAAAGGGCAGGCCGAGCCAGTGAAAGCAGAGATTGTGATCTCCCGTCACGGCCCGATCATCACCAACATGCTCGATTCCTATGTGTCGAAAGATCAAGAACCTGCGCAGACGATCCGCACGGCCGAAGAAGTCACGCAGCCGTTGGCACTGCGCTGGACGGCACATGATACGACCGATGAGATCACAGCGATGCTCGGTTTCGACAAAGCGAACAACTACAAGGAATTTGAAGCGGCGATGAAGCTGTTCCAAGCACCTGCCCAAAACGTGGTCTACGCGGACGTCGAAGGGAATATCGCCTACCATGCGATGGGGTCGGTTCCGATTCGCGCCAAAGGCGACGGTCTGTCACCAGTGCCGGGCTGGACGAGCGAGTATGAATGGACAGGGTATATCGCTTGGGATGAACTGCCACACGCGATCAACCCGGAGAAAGGGTATTTCGCTTCGGCGAACAACAAGCCGGTCGATGGTGATTACCCCTACCACCTCTCCTATGACTATGATCTGCCGTACCGCGCAACACGCATCGGCCAGATGATCGAGGAGAAAGACAAATTGAACCTTGAAGATATGGAGCGCATGCAAACGGACTGGCTGAACCTGCAAGCCAAACAGCACGGCCCGGTGTTCATTTCTGCACTCCAAGCTGCCGATCTCACCGAGACGGAACAAAAAGCGTTCGAAGTGCTGAAAGCCTGGCTGAGCAACCCGCTGGACGAACCAGATCTGGCAGGGCCTGTGGTCTACCATGCGATGTATATCAAAATGTATACGCGCTTCTTTGAACCGCATTTGACTGAAGAGTTTTTCTATCATTTCAATCGTACAGCTATGCCCAACTACGGTTTGGAAGTCATCCTGCGCGATTCCAACCCGAAATGGTTCCAAGGGACGGACGATTCGAAGGAGAAGGCGATCGTCGATTCGTTCAAACAAGCGGTGGCTTGGATGGCCGAGGAGCATGGCAAGAACCCGGACAAATGGAAGTGGGGGAAAGTGCACACTTTCAGCCTCTCCCATCCGCTCGGCAGTATCAAGCCGCTCAATCTGCTGTATAACATCGGACCTTACGAGTACGGCGGCAGCAACGGCACGGTCGGAATGGCCGGCTTCTCGCGCGGCAAACCATTTAATATCGTGCTCGGGGCTCCGTGGCGTTTTGTGGTCGATATGAATGATGTAAA from Tumebacillus algifaecis encodes the following:
- a CDS encoding penicillin acylase family protein; protein product: MLKKILLVSLSVVLLLVLAASGGSYYMVHRALPTIEGEIITSVDKPVRIVRDQYGVPHLYAETEKDLFFAQGYVQAQDRMFQLELSRRNIGGNLAEIMGEKMIKLDHFNRTIGFRRAAEEGMSKVNPETMKALQAFADGVNAYLEDHADSLPVEYTMLGFKPEPWTPLDSLSIGKYMAWELGTNMRTELFMGVALPKLDEDKLLSLLYQYDQVHPTIVKQSEMEKAIEVSEEERPKVALSKETVDSILVALDLADQKALPGEGLGSNNWVISGKKTESGKPLLANDMHLGLSAPSTFYQNHLVLPGKYNVTGAIFPGVPGVIVGHNDKVAWGFTNLAPDVQDLFIEKPNPANPHQFEYDGKWYDAKVIQEEIKVKGQAEPVKAEIVISRHGPIITNMLDSYVSKDQEPAQTIRTAEEVTQPLALRWTAHDTTDEITAMLGFDKANNYKEFEAAMKLFQAPAQNVVYADVEGNIAYHAMGSVPIRAKGDGLSPVPGWTSEYEWTGYIAWDELPHAINPEKGYFASANNKPVDGDYPYHLSYDYDLPYRATRIGQMIEEKDKLNLEDMERMQTDWLNLQAKQHGPVFISALQAADLTETEQKAFEVLKAWLSNPLDEPDLAGPVVYHAMYIKMYTRFFEPHLTEEFFYHFNRTAMPNYGLEVILRDSNPKWFQGTDDSKEKAIVDSFKQAVAWMAEEHGKNPDKWKWGKVHTFSLSHPLGSIKPLNLLYNIGPYEYGGSNGTVGMAGFSRGKPFNIVLGAPWRFVVDMNDVNGAKDALTMGASAQLGSDHYQDQTEMWLEGRYKTMHFTSADVEANGERTLILQPE